One stretch of Rosistilla oblonga DNA includes these proteins:
- a CDS encoding DUF1501 domain-containing protein: protein MLSIHSAAKKATQLCDGISRREVLKIGALGMGGLTLPQLLQAEAAAGIRGSQKSIIMIYMVGAPPHQDMYDLKMDAPSEIRGESRPMATNVPGIQISELMPGIAKIMDKCVPLRSVYGSPNGAHDSFICYTGRPTQNQPPGGWPSIGSTISQLQGPADPSVPPFVGLSPDAGHPPYGSPGLPGFLGVGNAAFRPSGPAEKSMVLSDITLDRMNDRKQLLQSFDRFRRDADASRTMEGIDQMYGQAMDILSSGRLADALDLSKEDPATRERYGKGSPAKYGDGAPRNLEHFLMARRLVEAGARVVTLNFGRWDFHSRNFSELRDTHLPWFDQGLSALIEDLHDRGMADDVSVVAWGEFGRTPKINKDGGRDHWPRVGGGLLAGGGMKTGQVIGSTDRLGGEIDSRPIHFGEVHATLYQNMGINPHSTMVRDFAGRPHFLVDNHPAMPELIG, encoded by the coding sequence ATGTTGTCGATCCACTCTGCGGCCAAGAAAGCGACTCAATTGTGCGACGGCATCTCGCGGCGAGAGGTCTTGAAAATCGGAGCCCTCGGGATGGGCGGGCTGACATTGCCGCAACTGCTGCAAGCCGAAGCTGCCGCGGGAATTCGCGGATCGCAAAAATCGATCATCATGATCTACATGGTCGGCGCGCCGCCGCACCAAGATATGTACGACCTGAAGATGGATGCGCCGTCGGAAATCCGAGGTGAATCGCGGCCGATGGCGACTAACGTGCCGGGGATCCAGATCAGCGAACTGATGCCGGGGATCGCCAAGATCATGGACAAGTGCGTTCCGCTGCGAAGCGTTTACGGTTCGCCCAACGGAGCTCACGATTCGTTCATCTGCTACACCGGCCGACCGACTCAGAATCAACCTCCCGGCGGCTGGCCCTCGATCGGATCGACGATCTCTCAACTGCAAGGCCCTGCAGATCCGTCGGTCCCGCCGTTTGTCGGCCTCTCCCCCGACGCGGGTCATCCTCCCTACGGATCGCCCGGCCTGCCCGGATTCCTAGGCGTCGGCAACGCAGCCTTCCGCCCCTCCGGACCAGCTGAGAAATCGATGGTCCTTTCGGATATCACGTTGGACCGGATGAACGACCGCAAGCAATTGCTGCAGTCGTTCGATCGCTTCCGCCGCGATGCCGATGCGTCGCGGACGATGGAAGGGATCGATCAAATGTACGGCCAAGCGATGGACATCTTGTCCTCGGGACGATTAGCCGATGCGTTGGATCTTTCGAAAGAAGATCCCGCGACGCGCGAGCGGTACGGCAAGGGAAGCCCTGCCAAATATGGCGACGGTGCGCCGCGGAACCTCGAACATTTCTTGATGGCTCGCCGTTTGGTCGAAGCGGGAGCCCGCGTGGTCACGCTGAACTTCGGCCGCTGGGATTTTCACAGCCGCAACTTCAGCGAGCTGCGCGACACCCATCTGCCATGGTTCGACCAAGGACTTTCCGCTCTGATCGAAGACCTGCACGATCGCGGCATGGCCGACGATGTCTCGGTCGTCGCTTGGGGCGAGTTCGGCCGGACGCCGAAGATCAACAAAGATGGCGGGCGCGATCACTGGCCGCGCGTCGGCGGTGGATTGTTAGCTGGCGGCGGCATGAAGACCGGGCAAGTGATCGGATCGACCGACCGCTTGGGAGGCGAGATCGATTCGCGACCGATCCACTTCGGCGAGGTTCACGCGACGCTGTATCAGAACATGGGGATCAACCCACACAGCACGATGGTTCGCGATTTCGCGGGCCGTCCGCACTTCCTGGTCGACAACCATCCGGCGATGCCCGAATTGATCGGTTAA
- a CDS encoding redoxin domain-containing protein: MLTLRPRHCRLLMVLPFLAVGCGGPSRSALEKASYETDGLASSSKLAEIAVPDVAVGEMTPGQIDSYDVQLAPRESQRPASGPKSPAPAASVRPASSPAPAALSPAAPAATVALKPAALNVPPAETQAPATIEPPLAIKPPAATKPAPAAKPAPVAKPTVAVKPPAAEPPSFAAPANTGSLTIGDRAPELEIDTWFKGPEVGSFEDSKVYVVEFWATWCGPCKVNMPHLSQLQQQLGDQVQFIGVSDEPAAKIASFFEAEASPGKTWGDVLQYTIAADSNKTTKLRYMQAAGERGIPCAFIVGRDGIVQWIGHPAQIDRPLAAILEGDWDVAAARTARDKAKRYELAFGALRSRMGGWIKDKDYASAIAALDAMATEFPERNEPLMIKLEVLREAKMFSETYPVIDKLVQRQWDDPNMLAQLAWLIAAETKGDDRDLDLALKAAVRSVELTNEKAPIALDTVARVHFERGDVAEAIEWQVKATKMPSKFKEDMLKTLEIYQQAAQ; encoded by the coding sequence ATGTTGACTCTTCGTCCCCGTCATTGCCGGCTGTTGATGGTGCTCCCGTTTTTAGCCGTTGGTTGCGGTGGGCCGAGTCGATCGGCGTTGGAGAAGGCGAGCTATGAGACCGACGGTTTGGCGTCGTCGAGCAAGTTGGCGGAGATCGCTGTTCCCGATGTCGCTGTCGGAGAGATGACTCCGGGGCAGATCGATTCCTACGACGTGCAGCTAGCACCGCGCGAATCGCAGCGTCCCGCATCGGGCCCCAAGTCGCCCGCTCCCGCAGCATCGGTCCGCCCGGCTTCCAGCCCCGCCCCGGCAGCTCTGAGTCCGGCGGCTCCAGCAGCTACCGTCGCGCTCAAGCCAGCTGCACTGAACGTTCCGCCTGCCGAGACGCAGGCTCCCGCGACCATTGAGCCGCCGCTTGCGATCAAGCCTCCGGCGGCGACGAAGCCCGCGCCGGCTGCCAAGCCAGCACCTGTCGCGAAGCCGACGGTGGCTGTTAAACCGCCTGCTGCTGAGCCGCCGTCGTTTGCGGCTCCCGCCAATACAGGTTCGTTAACGATCGGCGACCGCGCGCCGGAATTGGAGATCGATACCTGGTTCAAGGGCCCGGAAGTTGGCAGCTTTGAGGATTCCAAAGTCTACGTCGTCGAGTTTTGGGCGACATGGTGTGGTCCCTGCAAGGTGAACATGCCGCACTTGAGCCAGTTGCAGCAGCAGTTGGGCGACCAGGTGCAGTTCATCGGCGTCAGCGACGAACCAGCAGCGAAGATCGCCAGCTTCTTCGAGGCCGAAGCTTCGCCGGGGAAAACTTGGGGCGACGTTCTGCAATACACAATCGCCGCGGACAGTAACAAAACGACTAAGCTGCGCTACATGCAAGCCGCGGGTGAGCGAGGGATTCCGTGTGCGTTTATCGTTGGCCGCGATGGAATCGTTCAGTGGATCGGGCATCCCGCTCAGATCGATCGCCCTCTGGCGGCGATCCTCGAAGGTGATTGGGATGTTGCTGCGGCGCGGACCGCGCGAGACAAGGCGAAACGCTACGAATTGGCTTTCGGGGCGCTGCGGTCTCGCATGGGCGGATGGATCAAGGACAAAGACTACGCCTCGGCGATCGCTGCTCTCGATGCGATGGCGACTGAGTTTCCCGAGCGAAACGAACCGTTGATGATCAAGCTGGAAGTACTCCGCGAAGCCAAGATGTTTTCGGAAACCTATCCGGTGATCGACAAATTGGTCCAGCGTCAGTGGGACGATCCAAACATGCTGGCTCAGCTGGCTTGGTTGATCGCTGCGGAAACCAAGGGGGATGACCGCGACCTCGATCTGGCGCTGAAAGCTGCTGTCCGATCGGTCGAACTGACAAATGAAAAGGCTCCGATCGCACTGGACACAGTCGCTCGGGTCCACTTCGAACGTGGAGATGTGGCCGAGGCGATCGAGTGGCAGGTCAAAGCGACTAAGATGCCCAGCAAGTTCAAAGAGGACATGCTCAAGACGCTGGAGATCTACCAGCAGGCGGCTCAATAA